One genomic segment of Ricinus communis isolate WT05 ecotype wild-type chromosome 5, ASM1957865v1, whole genome shotgun sequence includes these proteins:
- the LOC8275198 gene encoding probable LRR receptor-like serine/threonine-protein kinase RFK1 isoform X3 gives MFFKHAFVVLVLALSYLGTQRFAAAVLPQDEVDALNLITRKMGASGWNFNADACQDNVIPIQPTDPERNISCNCNFPNNTCHIVSLKIKRFSLPGELPPELVQLSFLEHIDFAYNYLNGSIPREWASIPLKFISVLANRLSGNIPTYLENFTNLTSLDLELNQFSGNVPRELGKLVNLRILKLSSNKLSGNLPVELAELRNLTDFRINDNNFTGSIPDSIQNWRQLGRLEMQGSGLEGPIPSSVSILEKLTDLRISDINVTNQAFPDLINITGLSRLRYGSFRILRNCKISGNIPSYIWTMSRLRVLDLSFNNLHGELPNAITTETNRLLYIFLNGNFLSGVIPFFSSGLNIDLSYNNFTRQDQPACRQTDIRLNLFRSSSMGNDIGGACAKSFDCDRHWHSLYINCGGENMEVNGNTYEGDGDVGGGASTFYPSNNGWGFSSTGDFMDDDDFLNEAYIAESPSSLISNGLYRTARIAPLSLTYYRQCLIDGNYTVSLHFAEIQFTNDSTYNSLGRRLFNIYIQNDMVEQNFNIADEANGVATLITKMYNATVTNNILEIRLSWAGKGTTRIPDNGVYGPLISAISIDPHFKPPSGGGNTKIAPIIVGVLGSCLIILALGLIVWKRYFRAKNGRQKDFEGLEIQTVSFTLKQIKTATNNFAPANKIGEGGFGPVYKGLLADNTVIAVKQLSSKSNQGNREFLNEIGVISCMQHPNLVKLHGCCIEGNQLLLVYEYMENNSLAHTLLGPEDRCLKLDWQTRQRICVGIAKGLAYLHEESTLKIVHRDIKATNVLLDKHLNPKISDFGLAKLDSEEKTHISTRVAGTIGYMAPEYALWGYLTYKADIYSFGIVALEIVSGKHNMSRGPESNFGCLLDWACHLQQGGKLMELVDEKLGSEFKKVEAERMIKVALLCTNGSASLRPIMSEVVSMLEGTKTIPDVIPEESSYNEDLRFKAIREHHKEIRSQSLRSQNHTSTSSGWSRLDSSSATTHDLYEIKSELYANAKAKGDQDKQMDSQKKSPCKKRSCEPEGFQRCVNQNCVLYISSGLKLLGDTNICCLRMRIAKRMGATGWKFDANFLWRSNSTG, from the exons ATGTTCTTCAAACATGCATTCGTGGTATTAGTTCTAGCTCTGAGTTACTTGGGGACACAAAGATTTGCTGCTGCTGTACTGCCTCAGGATGAGG TGGATGCTCTAAATTTAATTACCAGAAAAATGGGAGCTTCTGGCTGGAATTTCAATGCTGATGCTTGTCAGGACAATGTCATACCAATTCAACCAACGGATCCTGAGCGGAACATTTCCTGCAATTGCAACTTTCCAAACAACACTTGCCATATTGTATCCCT GAAAATCAAGCGTTTTAGTCTTCCGGGAGAGCTTCCACCTGAATTGGTccaactttcttttcttgagcATAT TGATTTTGCTTACAATTACCTGAATGGTTCTATACCACGTGAATGGGCTTCAATACCACTAAAATTTAT CTCTGTTCTCGCAAACCGGTTATCAGGAAATATACCAACCTATTTGGAGAACTTTACAAATCTTACTTCCTT AGACCTTGAGTTAAATCAATTTTCTGGAAATGTTCCTCGCGAGCTTGGGAAGTTAGTTAACTTAAGAATTTT GAAGCTATCTTCCAATAAATTAAGTGGAAATTTACCTGTGGAACTTGCTGAACTGAGAAACTTGACTGATTT TCGCATAAATGACAACAATTTCACCGGCAGCATTCCGGATTCTATACAAAACTGGAGGCAACTCGGTAGACT AGAAATGCAAGGTAGTGGACTGGAAGGACCCATTCCATCATCCGTTTCTATTTTGGAGAAATTAACGGACCT GAGGATTAGCGACATAAATGTGACAAATCAGGCTTTTCCTGATCTGATCAACATAACAGGCCTCAGCCGTTT GCGTTATGGGAGTTTCAGGATTTTGAGGAACTGCAAAATATCAGGAAATATTCCTTCATACATCTGGACAATGAGTAGACTCCGAGTTTT GGATCTCAGTTTTAACAACTTACATGGGGAACTTCCCAATGCCATAACTACAGAGACAAACAGATTGTTATACAT CTTCTTAAATGGAAATTTTCTCAGTGGAGTTATACCATTCTTTTCATCAGGACTAAATAT AGATCTTTCCTACAATAATTTCACAAGGCAAGATCAGCCTGCTTGTCGACAAAC GGATATACGTCTAAACTTGTTCCGGAGTTCTTCAATGGGAAATGACAt AGGAGGAGCATGTGCGAAGAGTTTCGATTGTGATCGAC ATTGGCACTCTTTATACATTAATTGCGGTGGAGAAAATATGGAAGTAAATGGCAACACATATGAAGGAGATGGAGATGTTGGTGGTGGTGCCTCAACTTTTTATCCAAGTAATAATGGCTGGGGATTTAGCAGCACTGGAGATTTcatggatgatgatgattttcTAAATGAAGCTTATATAGCAGAATCACCATCATCACTAATCAGCAATGGATTGTACCGTACAGCACGCATTGCTCCTCTTTCACTTACCTATTATCGTCAGTGTTTAATTGATGGCAATTACACTGTAAGCCTACACTTTGCGGAAATCCAGTTCACAAATGACAGCACGTATAACAGCCTTGGGAGGCGCCtgttcaatatatatattcag AACGATATGGTGGAGCAGAATTTCAATATAGCAGATGAAGCTAATGGGGTTGCTACGCTAATCACAAAAATGTATAATGCAACAGTAACAAATAACATCTTGGAGATCCGCTTGAGTTGGGCTGGCAAAGGGACTACAAGAATCCCGGATAATGGAGTCTATGGTCCCCTTATATCAGCTATTTCGATAGATCCTC ACTTTAAACCTCCTTCCGGAGGGGGAAATACAAAAATTGCACCAATTATTGTTGGAGTACTAGGATCATGTCTCATTATCTTAGCTTTGGGTTTGATTGTGTGGAAACGCTATTTCCGAGCAAAGAATGGGAGACAAAAAG ATTTTGAAGGACTAGAAATTCAAACAGTCTCTTTTACCCTAAAGCAAATTAAAACTGCCACTAATAATTTTGCTCCTGCAAACAAAATTGGAGAAGGTGGCTTTGGACCAGTTTACAAG GGTTTATTAGCTGATAACACTGTAATCGCTGTGAAGCAGTTGTCATCTAAATCAAATCAAGGAAATCGTGAATTTTTGAATGAAATAGGCGTGATTTCGTGTATGCAGCACCCAAATCTTGTGAAACTTCATGGTTGCTGTATTGAAGGAAATCAGCTGTTGCTAGTATATGAATACATGGAAAATAACAGCCTTGCTCATACTTTGCTTG GCCCGGAAGACCGCTGTCTGAAATTGGACTGGCAAACAAGGCAGAGGATCTGTGTTGGTATAGCTAAAGGTTTAGCATATCTGCATGAAGAGTCAACACTCAAAATTGTTCATAGAGACATCAAAGCTACCAATGTTCTTCTTGATAAGCATCTAAATCCTAAGATATCTGACTTCGGGTTGGCTAAACTTGATTCAGAGGAAAAAACTCACATCAGCACCAGGGTTGCGGGAACTAT AGGATATATGGCTCCAGAATATGCACTATGGGGTTACTTGACCTACAAAGCAGATATTTACAGTTTTGGAATTGTGGCACTGGAAATTGTTAGTGGGAAGCATAATATGAGTCGCGGTCCAGAGAGCAACTTTGGTTGCCTTTTAGATTGG GCCTGCCACTTGCAACAAGGTGGAAAGCTAATGGAGCTAGTGGATGAGAAACTTGGATCTGAATTCAAGAAGGTAGAAGCAGAAAGGATGATTAAAGTAGCTCTCTTATGTACTAATGGTTCAGCTTCACTGAGGCCAATTATGTCTGAAGTGGTAAGTATGCTAGAAGGAACTAAAACTATACCAGATGTGATCCCTGAAGAAAGCAGTTATAATGAAGATTTAAGGTTTAAAGCCATAAGAGAGCatcataaagaaataagaagtcAGAGTTTAAGAAGTCAGAATCATACATCAACATCATCAGGCTGGTCTAGGCTTGATTCTTCATCTGCTACTACACATGATTTGtatgaaatcaagtcagaGCTGTATGCAAATGCTAAGGCAAAGGGAGACCAAGACAAACAGATGGATAGCCAG AAGAAGAGTCCCTGCAAGAAACGATCTTGTGAGCCAGAGGGGTTTCAAAGATGTGTTAACCAAAACTGCGTTCTTTATATTAGTTCTGGTCTTAAGCTGCTTGGTGACACAAACATTTGCTGCCTCAGGATGAGG ATTGCCAAAAGAATGGGAGCTACTGGTTGGAAGTTTGATGCTAATTTTTTGTGGAGATCAAATTCGACCGGTTGA
- the LOC8275198 gene encoding probable LRR receptor-like serine/threonine-protein kinase RFK1 isoform X5 translates to MGASGWNFNADACQDNVIPIQPTDPERNISCNCNFPNNTCHIVSLKIKRFSLPGELPPELVQLSFLEHIDFAYNYLNGSIPREWASIPLKFISVLANRLSGNIPTYLENFTNLTSFLLMYLTRDLELNQFSGNVPRELGKLVNLRILKLSSNKLSGNLPVELAELRNLTDFRINDNNFTGSIPDSIQNWRQLGRLEMQGSGLEGPIPSSVSILEKLTDLRISDINVTNQAFPDLINITGLSRLRYGSFRILRNCKISGNIPSYIWTMSRLRVLDLSFNNLHGELPNAITTETNRLLYIFLNGNFLSGVIPFFSSGLNIDLSYNNFTRQDQPACRQTDIRLNLFRSSSMGNDIGGACAKSFDCDRHWHSLYINCGGENMEVNGNTYEGDGDVGGGASTFYPSNNGWGFSSTGDFMDDDDFLNEAYIAESPSSLISNGLYRTARIAPLSLTYYRQCLIDGNYTVSLHFAEIQFTNDSTYNSLGRRLFNIYIQNDMVEQNFNIADEANGVATLITKMYNATVTNNILEIRLSWAGKGTTRIPDNGVYGPLISAISIDPHFKPPSGGGNTKIAPIIVGVLGSCLIILALGLIVWKRYFRAKNGRQKDFEGLEIQTVSFTLKQIKTATNNFAPANKIGEGGFGPVYKGLLADNTVIAVKQLSSKSNQGNREFLNEIGVISCMQHPNLVKLHGCCIEGNQLLLVYEYMENNSLAHTLLGPEDRCLKLDWQTRQRICVGIAKGLAYLHEESTLKIVHRDIKATNVLLDKHLNPKISDFGLAKLDSEEKTHISTRVAGTIGYMAPEYALWGYLTYKADIYSFGIVALEIVSGKHNMSRGPESNFGCLLDWACHLQQGGKLMELVDEKLGSEFKKVEAERMIKVALLCTNGSASLRPIMSEVVSMLEGTKTIPDVIPEESSYNEDLRFKAIREHHKEIRSQSLRSQNHTSTSSGWSRLDSSSATTHDLYEIKSELYANAKAKGDQDKQMDSQKKSPCKKRSCEPEGFQRCVNQNCVLYISSGLKLLGDTNICCLRMRIAKRMGATGWKFDANFLWRSNSTG, encoded by the exons ATGGGAGCTTCTGGCTGGAATTTCAATGCTGATGCTTGTCAGGACAATGTCATACCAATTCAACCAACGGATCCTGAGCGGAACATTTCCTGCAATTGCAACTTTCCAAACAACACTTGCCATATTGTATCCCT GAAAATCAAGCGTTTTAGTCTTCCGGGAGAGCTTCCACCTGAATTGGTccaactttcttttcttgagcATAT TGATTTTGCTTACAATTACCTGAATGGTTCTATACCACGTGAATGGGCTTCAATACCACTAAAATTTAT CTCTGTTCTCGCAAACCGGTTATCAGGAAATATACCAACCTATTTGGAGAACTTTACAAATCTTACTTCCTT TCTATTGATGTATCTTACCAGAGACCTTGAGTTAAATCAATTTTCTGGAAATGTTCCTCGCGAGCTTGGGAAGTTAGTTAACTTAAGAATTTT GAAGCTATCTTCCAATAAATTAAGTGGAAATTTACCTGTGGAACTTGCTGAACTGAGAAACTTGACTGATTT TCGCATAAATGACAACAATTTCACCGGCAGCATTCCGGATTCTATACAAAACTGGAGGCAACTCGGTAGACT AGAAATGCAAGGTAGTGGACTGGAAGGACCCATTCCATCATCCGTTTCTATTTTGGAGAAATTAACGGACCT GAGGATTAGCGACATAAATGTGACAAATCAGGCTTTTCCTGATCTGATCAACATAACAGGCCTCAGCCGTTT GCGTTATGGGAGTTTCAGGATTTTGAGGAACTGCAAAATATCAGGAAATATTCCTTCATACATCTGGACAATGAGTAGACTCCGAGTTTT GGATCTCAGTTTTAACAACTTACATGGGGAACTTCCCAATGCCATAACTACAGAGACAAACAGATTGTTATACAT CTTCTTAAATGGAAATTTTCTCAGTGGAGTTATACCATTCTTTTCATCAGGACTAAATAT AGATCTTTCCTACAATAATTTCACAAGGCAAGATCAGCCTGCTTGTCGACAAAC GGATATACGTCTAAACTTGTTCCGGAGTTCTTCAATGGGAAATGACAt AGGAGGAGCATGTGCGAAGAGTTTCGATTGTGATCGAC ATTGGCACTCTTTATACATTAATTGCGGTGGAGAAAATATGGAAGTAAATGGCAACACATATGAAGGAGATGGAGATGTTGGTGGTGGTGCCTCAACTTTTTATCCAAGTAATAATGGCTGGGGATTTAGCAGCACTGGAGATTTcatggatgatgatgattttcTAAATGAAGCTTATATAGCAGAATCACCATCATCACTAATCAGCAATGGATTGTACCGTACAGCACGCATTGCTCCTCTTTCACTTACCTATTATCGTCAGTGTTTAATTGATGGCAATTACACTGTAAGCCTACACTTTGCGGAAATCCAGTTCACAAATGACAGCACGTATAACAGCCTTGGGAGGCGCCtgttcaatatatatattcag AACGATATGGTGGAGCAGAATTTCAATATAGCAGATGAAGCTAATGGGGTTGCTACGCTAATCACAAAAATGTATAATGCAACAGTAACAAATAACATCTTGGAGATCCGCTTGAGTTGGGCTGGCAAAGGGACTACAAGAATCCCGGATAATGGAGTCTATGGTCCCCTTATATCAGCTATTTCGATAGATCCTC ACTTTAAACCTCCTTCCGGAGGGGGAAATACAAAAATTGCACCAATTATTGTTGGAGTACTAGGATCATGTCTCATTATCTTAGCTTTGGGTTTGATTGTGTGGAAACGCTATTTCCGAGCAAAGAATGGGAGACAAAAAG ATTTTGAAGGACTAGAAATTCAAACAGTCTCTTTTACCCTAAAGCAAATTAAAACTGCCACTAATAATTTTGCTCCTGCAAACAAAATTGGAGAAGGTGGCTTTGGACCAGTTTACAAG GGTTTATTAGCTGATAACACTGTAATCGCTGTGAAGCAGTTGTCATCTAAATCAAATCAAGGAAATCGTGAATTTTTGAATGAAATAGGCGTGATTTCGTGTATGCAGCACCCAAATCTTGTGAAACTTCATGGTTGCTGTATTGAAGGAAATCAGCTGTTGCTAGTATATGAATACATGGAAAATAACAGCCTTGCTCATACTTTGCTTG GCCCGGAAGACCGCTGTCTGAAATTGGACTGGCAAACAAGGCAGAGGATCTGTGTTGGTATAGCTAAAGGTTTAGCATATCTGCATGAAGAGTCAACACTCAAAATTGTTCATAGAGACATCAAAGCTACCAATGTTCTTCTTGATAAGCATCTAAATCCTAAGATATCTGACTTCGGGTTGGCTAAACTTGATTCAGAGGAAAAAACTCACATCAGCACCAGGGTTGCGGGAACTAT AGGATATATGGCTCCAGAATATGCACTATGGGGTTACTTGACCTACAAAGCAGATATTTACAGTTTTGGAATTGTGGCACTGGAAATTGTTAGTGGGAAGCATAATATGAGTCGCGGTCCAGAGAGCAACTTTGGTTGCCTTTTAGATTGG GCCTGCCACTTGCAACAAGGTGGAAAGCTAATGGAGCTAGTGGATGAGAAACTTGGATCTGAATTCAAGAAGGTAGAAGCAGAAAGGATGATTAAAGTAGCTCTCTTATGTACTAATGGTTCAGCTTCACTGAGGCCAATTATGTCTGAAGTGGTAAGTATGCTAGAAGGAACTAAAACTATACCAGATGTGATCCCTGAAGAAAGCAGTTATAATGAAGATTTAAGGTTTAAAGCCATAAGAGAGCatcataaagaaataagaagtcAGAGTTTAAGAAGTCAGAATCATACATCAACATCATCAGGCTGGTCTAGGCTTGATTCTTCATCTGCTACTACACATGATTTGtatgaaatcaagtcagaGCTGTATGCAAATGCTAAGGCAAAGGGAGACCAAGACAAACAGATGGATAGCCAG AAGAAGAGTCCCTGCAAGAAACGATCTTGTGAGCCAGAGGGGTTTCAAAGATGTGTTAACCAAAACTGCGTTCTTTATATTAGTTCTGGTCTTAAGCTGCTTGGTGACACAAACATTTGCTGCCTCAGGATGAGG ATTGCCAAAAGAATGGGAGCTACTGGTTGGAAGTTTGATGCTAATTTTTTGTGGAGATCAAATTCGACCGGTTGA
- the LOC8275198 gene encoding probable LRR receptor-like serine/threonine-protein kinase RFK1 isoform X6, which yields MFFKHAFVVLVLALSYLGTQRFAAAVLPQDEVDALNLITRKMGASGWNFNADACQDNVIPIQPTDPERNISCNCNFPNNTCHIVSLKIKRFSLPGELPPELVQLSFLEHIDFAYNYLNGSIPREWASIPLKFISVLANRLSGNIPTYLENFTNLTSFLLMYLTRDLELNQFSGNVPRELGKLVNLRILKLSSNKLSGNLPVELAELRNLTDFRINDNNFTGSIPDSIQNWRQLGRLEMQGSGLEGPIPSSVSILEKLTDLRISDINVTNQAFPDLINITGLSRLRYGSFRILRNCKISGNIPSYIWTMSRLRVLDLSFNNLHGELPNAITTETNRLLYIFLNGNFLSGVIPFFSSGLNIDLSYNNFTRQDQPACRQTDIRLNLFRSSSMGNDIGGACAKSFDCDRHWHSLYINCGGENMEVNGNTYEGDGDVGGGASTFYPSNNGWGFSSTGDFMDDDDFLNEAYIAESPSSLISNGLYRTARIAPLSLTYYRQCLIDGNYTVSLHFAEIQFTNDSTYNSLGRRLFNIYIQNDMVEQNFNIADEANGVATLITKMYNATVTNNILEIRLSWAGKGTTRIPDNGVYGPLISAISIDPHFKPPSGGGNTKIAPIIVGVLGSCLIILALGLIVWKRYFRAKNGRQKDFEGLEIQTVSFTLKQIKTATNNFAPANKIGEGGFGPVYKGLLADNTVIAVKQLSSKSNQGNREFLNEIGVISCMQHPNLVKLHGCCIEGNQLLLVYEYMENNSLAHTLLGPEDRCLKLDWQTRQRICVGIAKGLAYLHEESTLKIVHRDIKATNVLLDKHLNPKISDFGLAKLDSEEKTHISTRVAGTIGYMAPEYALWGYLTYKADIYSFGIVALEIVSGKHNMSRGPESNFGCLLDWACHLQQGGKLMELVDEKLGSEFKKVEAERMIKVALLCTNGSASLRPIMSEVVSMLEGTKTIPDVIPEESSYNEDLRFKAIREHHKEIRSQSLRSQNHTSTSSGWSRLDSSSATTHDLYEIKSELYANAKAKGDQDKQMDSQIAKRMGATGWKFDANFLWRSNSTG from the exons ATGTTCTTCAAACATGCATTCGTGGTATTAGTTCTAGCTCTGAGTTACTTGGGGACACAAAGATTTGCTGCTGCTGTACTGCCTCAGGATGAGG TGGATGCTCTAAATTTAATTACCAGAAAAATGGGAGCTTCTGGCTGGAATTTCAATGCTGATGCTTGTCAGGACAATGTCATACCAATTCAACCAACGGATCCTGAGCGGAACATTTCCTGCAATTGCAACTTTCCAAACAACACTTGCCATATTGTATCCCT GAAAATCAAGCGTTTTAGTCTTCCGGGAGAGCTTCCACCTGAATTGGTccaactttcttttcttgagcATAT TGATTTTGCTTACAATTACCTGAATGGTTCTATACCACGTGAATGGGCTTCAATACCACTAAAATTTAT CTCTGTTCTCGCAAACCGGTTATCAGGAAATATACCAACCTATTTGGAGAACTTTACAAATCTTACTTCCTT TCTATTGATGTATCTTACCAGAGACCTTGAGTTAAATCAATTTTCTGGAAATGTTCCTCGCGAGCTTGGGAAGTTAGTTAACTTAAGAATTTT GAAGCTATCTTCCAATAAATTAAGTGGAAATTTACCTGTGGAACTTGCTGAACTGAGAAACTTGACTGATTT TCGCATAAATGACAACAATTTCACCGGCAGCATTCCGGATTCTATACAAAACTGGAGGCAACTCGGTAGACT AGAAATGCAAGGTAGTGGACTGGAAGGACCCATTCCATCATCCGTTTCTATTTTGGAGAAATTAACGGACCT GAGGATTAGCGACATAAATGTGACAAATCAGGCTTTTCCTGATCTGATCAACATAACAGGCCTCAGCCGTTT GCGTTATGGGAGTTTCAGGATTTTGAGGAACTGCAAAATATCAGGAAATATTCCTTCATACATCTGGACAATGAGTAGACTCCGAGTTTT GGATCTCAGTTTTAACAACTTACATGGGGAACTTCCCAATGCCATAACTACAGAGACAAACAGATTGTTATACAT CTTCTTAAATGGAAATTTTCTCAGTGGAGTTATACCATTCTTTTCATCAGGACTAAATAT AGATCTTTCCTACAATAATTTCACAAGGCAAGATCAGCCTGCTTGTCGACAAAC GGATATACGTCTAAACTTGTTCCGGAGTTCTTCAATGGGAAATGACAt AGGAGGAGCATGTGCGAAGAGTTTCGATTGTGATCGAC ATTGGCACTCTTTATACATTAATTGCGGTGGAGAAAATATGGAAGTAAATGGCAACACATATGAAGGAGATGGAGATGTTGGTGGTGGTGCCTCAACTTTTTATCCAAGTAATAATGGCTGGGGATTTAGCAGCACTGGAGATTTcatggatgatgatgattttcTAAATGAAGCTTATATAGCAGAATCACCATCATCACTAATCAGCAATGGATTGTACCGTACAGCACGCATTGCTCCTCTTTCACTTACCTATTATCGTCAGTGTTTAATTGATGGCAATTACACTGTAAGCCTACACTTTGCGGAAATCCAGTTCACAAATGACAGCACGTATAACAGCCTTGGGAGGCGCCtgttcaatatatatattcag AACGATATGGTGGAGCAGAATTTCAATATAGCAGATGAAGCTAATGGGGTTGCTACGCTAATCACAAAAATGTATAATGCAACAGTAACAAATAACATCTTGGAGATCCGCTTGAGTTGGGCTGGCAAAGGGACTACAAGAATCCCGGATAATGGAGTCTATGGTCCCCTTATATCAGCTATTTCGATAGATCCTC ACTTTAAACCTCCTTCCGGAGGGGGAAATACAAAAATTGCACCAATTATTGTTGGAGTACTAGGATCATGTCTCATTATCTTAGCTTTGGGTTTGATTGTGTGGAAACGCTATTTCCGAGCAAAGAATGGGAGACAAAAAG ATTTTGAAGGACTAGAAATTCAAACAGTCTCTTTTACCCTAAAGCAAATTAAAACTGCCACTAATAATTTTGCTCCTGCAAACAAAATTGGAGAAGGTGGCTTTGGACCAGTTTACAAG GGTTTATTAGCTGATAACACTGTAATCGCTGTGAAGCAGTTGTCATCTAAATCAAATCAAGGAAATCGTGAATTTTTGAATGAAATAGGCGTGATTTCGTGTATGCAGCACCCAAATCTTGTGAAACTTCATGGTTGCTGTATTGAAGGAAATCAGCTGTTGCTAGTATATGAATACATGGAAAATAACAGCCTTGCTCATACTTTGCTTG GCCCGGAAGACCGCTGTCTGAAATTGGACTGGCAAACAAGGCAGAGGATCTGTGTTGGTATAGCTAAAGGTTTAGCATATCTGCATGAAGAGTCAACACTCAAAATTGTTCATAGAGACATCAAAGCTACCAATGTTCTTCTTGATAAGCATCTAAATCCTAAGATATCTGACTTCGGGTTGGCTAAACTTGATTCAGAGGAAAAAACTCACATCAGCACCAGGGTTGCGGGAACTAT AGGATATATGGCTCCAGAATATGCACTATGGGGTTACTTGACCTACAAAGCAGATATTTACAGTTTTGGAATTGTGGCACTGGAAATTGTTAGTGGGAAGCATAATATGAGTCGCGGTCCAGAGAGCAACTTTGGTTGCCTTTTAGATTGG GCCTGCCACTTGCAACAAGGTGGAAAGCTAATGGAGCTAGTGGATGAGAAACTTGGATCTGAATTCAAGAAGGTAGAAGCAGAAAGGATGATTAAAGTAGCTCTCTTATGTACTAATGGTTCAGCTTCACTGAGGCCAATTATGTCTGAAGTGGTAAGTATGCTAGAAGGAACTAAAACTATACCAGATGTGATCCCTGAAGAAAGCAGTTATAATGAAGATTTAAGGTTTAAAGCCATAAGAGAGCatcataaagaaataagaagtcAGAGTTTAAGAAGTCAGAATCATACATCAACATCATCAGGCTGGTCTAGGCTTGATTCTTCATCTGCTACTACACATGATTTGtatgaaatcaagtcagaGCTGTATGCAAATGCTAAGGCAAAGGGAGACCAAGACAAACAGATGGATAGCCAG ATTGCCAAAAGAATGGGAGCTACTGGTTGGAAGTTTGATGCTAATTTTTTGTGGAGATCAAATTCGACCGGTTGA